A genome region from Labilibaculum antarcticum includes the following:
- a CDS encoding response regulator transcription factor produces the protein MTNSDSKNILLVEDDPNLGIILNDFLKMEGFSVSLARDGEMGFESFSNSKFDICLLDCMMPKMDGFTLAKKIRKIDQNIPIIFLTAKSLKEDKLKGFDLGGDDYITKPFDEDELVRRINAVLKRVNTATEAKEQVFTIGQFNYDHSNLTLTFNGEISRITQKEGDVLYLLLQNKNNVLRREDILVNVWGENDYFMGRSLDVFITKLRKHLKLDTHIKIENVHGVGFILSENN, from the coding sequence ATGACTAATTCTGATTCAAAAAATATATTACTAGTTGAAGATGATCCTAATCTAGGAATCATTTTGAATGATTTCCTGAAAATGGAAGGTTTTTCGGTTAGTCTGGCGAGAGATGGGGAGATGGGATTTGAGTCTTTCTCTAACTCGAAATTTGATATTTGCTTACTGGATTGCATGATGCCAAAAATGGATGGTTTTACTCTGGCAAAAAAGATTCGTAAAATAGATCAAAATATTCCCATTATTTTTTTAACCGCAAAATCTTTAAAGGAAGATAAATTAAAAGGATTCGATTTGGGAGGAGATGATTACATCACAAAACCTTTCGATGAGGATGAGTTAGTACGCAGAATTAATGCTGTATTAAAGCGGGTAAATACAGCCACCGAAGCAAAAGAGCAAGTATTCACTATTGGCCAATTTAATTACGATCATTCAAATCTCACGCTTACTTTTAATGGAGAGATTTCTCGCATTACCCAAAAGGAAGGTGATGTATTGTATCTATTGCTTCAGAATAAAAATAATGTGTTGCGAAGAGAAGATATTCTGGTAAATGTGTGGGGCGAAAATGATTATTTTATGGGCCGAAGTTTGGATGTTTTTATCACCAAATTAAGAAAACATCTGAAACTTGATACTCATATAAAAATTGAAAATGTACATGGAGTTGGTTTTATTTTATCAGAAAATAATTAA
- a CDS encoding sensor histidine kinase yields the protein MSLSFKTLLKKIKVYRIQIFIIISIIVLLLLLLIQISWISRARSLNEEQFNHRVGLALHESVDEFTKDQQSCEKMRKFMNKEKYNASDSELLKLEVGRLDSIIHQQFKNYQIQSPYTIEVLSTADEQPKSKCFYYSLRKALSHDKAILNVYFQKREQNLMDSMGSMFICSLILIIILCVFFGITVFSLINDKKILGRTTDLINNIAHEFKTPMATISLASGMLKRDKVHANKDQIIHYSNMISSENNRLKIQVEQLLKLACMERGELKLSWNEMHLHSLLLECSDCISVQLAEREGTINYKLNAKNDMVYGDKDLLQNVLLNLLDNAVKYSGAKPEIEVETKNTNGHLYIAVSDKGIGMTKEEQKLVFDRYYRAPTGDLHDVKGFGIGLSYSKMIIDSHKGSINVLSKRNFGSTFTVVLPSI from the coding sequence ATGAGTTTATCCTTTAAAACGTTATTGAAGAAAATTAAGGTTTATAGAATTCAGATATTTATTATCATCTCGATAATTGTTCTGTTACTTCTTCTATTAATTCAAATCAGCTGGATTAGTAGAGCCAGAAGTTTAAACGAAGAGCAATTCAATCATCGGGTTGGTTTGGCATTGCACGAATCGGTTGATGAGTTTACAAAAGATCAGCAAAGTTGCGAGAAGATGCGCAAATTTATGAACAAAGAGAAATACAATGCATCTGATAGTGAACTTTTAAAGCTGGAGGTAGGGCGATTGGATTCCATCATTCATCAACAGTTTAAAAATTATCAGATTCAATCTCCATATACTATTGAAGTGTTGAGTACCGCCGATGAACAACCCAAAAGCAAATGCTTTTATTATAGCTTGCGTAAAGCATTAAGTCATGATAAAGCAATATTAAATGTCTATTTCCAAAAAAGAGAGCAAAATTTAATGGATAGTATGGGAAGCATGTTTATTTGCTCACTAATACTCATTATTATTCTTTGTGTTTTTTTCGGAATTACGGTTTTTTCATTAATTAATGATAAAAAGATTTTGGGTCGAACGACGGATTTAATCAATAATATCGCACATGAGTTTAAGACACCAATGGCAACAATATCATTGGCTAGTGGAATGTTAAAGCGCGATAAAGTTCATGCTAATAAGGATCAAATAATTCATTATTCAAATATGATTTCTTCTGAGAATAATCGATTAAAGATTCAAGTTGAGCAGCTCTTGAAATTAGCATGTATGGAAAGAGGGGAATTAAAGTTGAGTTGGAATGAAATGCATTTGCACTCCTTGTTACTAGAATGTTCCGATTGTATATCTGTGCAATTAGCAGAGCGGGAAGGAACAATAAATTACAAGTTGAATGCAAAAAATGATATGGTTTATGGCGATAAAGATTTGCTTCAAAATGTATTGTTGAATTTGTTGGATAATGCAGTAAAATACTCCGGGGCTAAACCTGAAATTGAAGTTGAGACGAAAAACACAAACGGGCATCTTTACATTGCAGTATCCGATAAAGGGATTGGAATGACTAAGGAGGAACAGAAGCTTGTTTTCGATAGATATTACAGAGCCCCAACTGGTGATTTACATGATGTAAAAGGTTTCGGCATTGGCTTGTCTTATTCAAAAATGATAATAGATTCTCATAAAGGATCGATAAATGTTTTGAGTAAAAGGAACTTTGGCAGTACCTTTACTGTTGTATTACCATCAATCTAA
- a CDS encoding tetratricopeptide repeat protein: MKNIFFLIVGIFYFSGVFSQNVERYKEYHDNGRALILQGKYEKAISYLDTAINIMPYYSTIFQDRGYAKMQVKKYEDAILDFDHVLNKKPYLSEVRLQRGMALYHVNRLNDSESDLLEVLNSNPNKSHEAIIYLDNIRKEREITAQQDYYEMLQSIRFQVENERIYRARHREEIIWNTVVPLAFWTTVFLSW; encoded by the coding sequence ATGAAAAACATATTTTTTTTAATTGTAGGTATATTCTATTTTTCTGGAGTATTTTCTCAGAATGTAGAACGATATAAGGAATATCATGACAATGGAAGAGCCCTTATTTTACAAGGCAAATATGAAAAAGCCATATCATACTTAGACACTGCTATTAACATTATGCCTTACTATTCTACGATTTTTCAAGATAGAGGATATGCAAAAATGCAAGTTAAAAAATACGAAGATGCTATTCTAGATTTTGATCATGTTCTCAATAAAAAACCATATCTATCCGAAGTCCGACTACAAAGAGGCATGGCACTCTATCATGTTAATCGATTAAATGATTCGGAATCAGACTTACTGGAAGTACTAAACAGCAATCCAAATAAAAGTCATGAGGCAATTATTTATCTAGATAATATTCGAAAAGAGCGAGAAATTACAGCTCAACAAGATTATTACGAGATGCTTCAATCAATTCGGTTTCAAGTCGAAAATGAACGGATATACAGAGCTCGTCATCGAGAAGAAATTATTTGGAATACAGTTGTTCCCTTAGCCTTCTGGACTACTGTTTTTTTAAGCTGGTAA
- a CDS encoding monovalent cation:proton antiporter family protein has product MNNYLEIIVFIAGFLIVATAANRISKYFPKVKLPVITGLLIIGILSGPFVLNLIPKPAIPKLYFFNEISLSFIAFAAGAELYLKELKGRMKSIKWMTFGQLFFTFVLSGIAVILLSDSISFLSGASFNMKLAVALLIGTIFVARSPVSAIAVINEMRAKGPFTQTAIGVTVVKDVLVIILFTICFALADALLSDIHFDIWLLIILIGELCLSLLLGFLLGALMNFILSLRSSTWIKSFLLLLSGYSVYLLADFVHKKSQMYFGFDLYIEPLLVCIIGSFVVVNFGNFRREFVKIIELVVPFIYVIFFTLTGASISIDILKDTWEIALLFFTIRLVSMAIGAFVGGTLGGDPLHFNRISWMPYVTQAGVAIGLVAVVSAKYPEWGSEFSTILISVIVLNQIFGPPLFKWSILLVGESHKKKGLLHENKIQKAIIFGLEGQSLALARQLMEHGWLVKLVTRNEERAKLEYHGVDVTHVKELNLVELKKLEADKADAIVLLNKDEENLKFCELAYEHFGTRDVVVRVNERSYVSKFHELGALIVEPSTVMVSLMDHLVRSPVATSLLLGMEKDQDTVDIEMQNQELHGITLRDIQLPTDVIILATKRNNNTLISTGYTRLRLGDVLTVVGSVESLEKVRLKMENTDIPNYNKTRFMGKSIPYKKNL; this is encoded by the coding sequence ATGAATAATTATCTGGAAATAATTGTATTTATTGCAGGATTTCTGATCGTAGCAACGGCCGCTAATCGGATTTCTAAGTATTTCCCTAAGGTAAAATTACCGGTTATCACCGGTCTTTTAATTATTGGTATTCTTTCCGGTCCTTTTGTATTAAATCTAATTCCAAAACCAGCCATACCTAAACTGTATTTTTTTAATGAAATTTCGCTCTCTTTTATTGCTTTCGCTGCAGGTGCGGAACTCTATTTAAAGGAGTTAAAGGGACGAATGAAAAGTATAAAATGGATGACCTTTGGACAATTGTTTTTCACTTTTGTTTTAAGTGGCATTGCAGTTATTCTTTTGTCGGATAGTATATCTTTTTTGTCGGGTGCGAGTTTTAACATGAAGCTTGCTGTTGCACTTCTCATAGGAACCATATTTGTTGCCAGGTCACCGGTTTCTGCAATTGCGGTGATAAATGAAATGAGGGCTAAAGGACCATTTACGCAAACAGCTATAGGTGTAACGGTAGTAAAAGATGTTTTGGTAATCATTTTATTTACTATTTGTTTCGCTTTAGCAGATGCCTTACTATCTGATATTCATTTTGACATTTGGTTGTTGATTATTTTAATAGGAGAGTTGTGCCTTTCTCTTTTACTGGGCTTTTTACTTGGGGCGCTTATGAATTTTATTTTATCGTTAAGATCATCTACCTGGATAAAGTCTTTTTTACTCCTGCTATCTGGTTACAGCGTCTATTTATTAGCAGATTTTGTGCATAAAAAAAGTCAGATGTATTTTGGTTTTGATTTATATATAGAACCACTATTAGTATGCATAATTGGAAGTTTTGTGGTTGTTAATTTTGGTAATTTCCGCAGAGAATTCGTAAAGATAATTGAACTGGTTGTTCCTTTTATTTATGTTATTTTCTTTACACTCACAGGTGCTTCTATTTCAATAGATATTTTGAAAGATACATGGGAGATTGCTCTTTTATTTTTTACCATTCGTTTAGTAAGTATGGCAATAGGTGCATTTGTTGGAGGCACACTGGGGGGCGATCCATTACATTTTAATCGTATTTCCTGGATGCCATATGTTACTCAGGCTGGTGTAGCTATCGGATTAGTTGCAGTTGTTTCTGCTAAATATCCGGAATGGGGATCAGAGTTTTCCACCATTTTAATCTCAGTAATTGTATTGAATCAAATATTTGGGCCGCCTCTTTTTAAGTGGTCAATATTATTGGTAGGCGAAAGTCATAAGAAAAAAGGGTTATTGCATGAAAATAAAATTCAAAAAGCAATTATTTTTGGTTTAGAAGGTCAATCACTTGCTTTGGCTCGGCAATTAATGGAGCATGGCTGGTTGGTTAAATTAGTAACCCGAAACGAGGAGAGGGCCAAGTTAGAGTATCATGGTGTGGATGTTACCCATGTGAAAGAATTAAATCTGGTTGAATTAAAGAAGCTTGAAGCCGATAAAGCGGATGCGATTGTGTTGTTGAATAAAGATGAGGAGAATCTTAAATTTTGTGAATTGGCCTACGAACATTTTGGTACCCGAGATGTGGTTGTTAGGGTAAATGAGAGGAGCTATGTGAGTAAATTCCACGAGCTTGGAGCACTCATTGTTGAACCTTCTACGGTAATGGTAAGCTTAATGGATCACTTGGTGCGATCACCAGTTGCCACATCATTATTACTTGGCATGGAGAAAGATCAGGATACTGTGGATATTGAAATGCAAAATCAAGAATTACACGGCATTACCTTAAGGGATATACAACTTCCTACTGATGTTATTATTTTGGCTACTAAACGGAATAATAATACCTTAATTTCTACTGGATATACTCGACTTCGATTGGGTGATGTATTAACCGTGGTTGGTTCTGTGGAAAGTCTGGAAAAAGTCCGTTTAAAAATGGAAAATACAGACATACCCAATTATAATAAAACACGTTTTATGGGGAAATCAATTCCATACAAAAAAAATCTCTAA
- a CDS encoding 4a-hydroxytetrahydrobiopterin dehydratase, which translates to MNILLDQGWSEIDSKLVKNYLLPNFIEAINFINLVAKEAESIDHHPDIMLYNYKNVRLTLTTHAKRKITKKDIVLAKLIDKVYDSMKVF; encoded by the coding sequence ATGAATATATTATTGGATCAAGGTTGGAGCGAAATTGATAGTAAATTGGTTAAAAATTATTTACTTCCTAACTTCATTGAAGCTATCAATTTTATAAATTTAGTGGCTAAAGAAGCTGAAAGCATAGATCATCATCCTGATATAATGCTCTATAACTACAAGAACGTACGCCTTACATTAACCACTCACGCCAAAAGGAAAATCACCAAAAAGGACATTGTACTTGCCAAACTCATCGATAAAGTTTATGATTCGATGAAAGTATTTTAA
- a CDS encoding prephenate dehydratase, whose translation MNKRKIVIQGVEGCFHHLAANAYYGEDVEFIPAENFATLVQLTQDESVCDGGIMAIENSIAGSILQNYGLLQDSGLVIEGEIFLRIKQNLMALPGQKIEDLKEVHSHPMAINQCRAFFRNYPQIKMVETADTALSAKNVRDNELVGVGAIAGDYPAELYQLEIIAEQIESIKDNQTRFFLLKRQKDVGPNGGYNKASLYFSTSHEPGSLSYILDCFAKENINLSKIQSLPIPGINWQYFFHVDLEFEGPRQFNNALAKIKDYTKGMQILGTYNKGIVIT comes from the coding sequence ATGAACAAACGAAAAATTGTAATCCAAGGTGTTGAAGGGTGCTTTCACCATTTAGCTGCGAATGCTTATTACGGAGAAGATGTTGAATTTATTCCAGCCGAAAATTTCGCTACGCTGGTTCAATTAACCCAAGATGAATCTGTCTGTGATGGAGGAATTATGGCAATTGAAAATTCTATTGCTGGAAGCATACTTCAAAATTACGGATTATTACAAGATTCGGGCCTTGTAATCGAAGGTGAAATATTTTTAAGAATTAAGCAAAACTTGATGGCATTGCCCGGTCAGAAAATAGAAGACTTGAAAGAAGTTCATTCTCACCCAATGGCAATTAATCAGTGTCGTGCCTTTTTTCGTAATTATCCGCAAATTAAAATGGTGGAAACGGCAGATACTGCTTTAAGTGCAAAAAATGTAAGAGATAATGAGCTGGTGGGTGTAGGAGCTATTGCGGGTGATTATCCTGCAGAATTGTATCAGTTGGAAATAATAGCCGAACAAATCGAAAGTATTAAGGACAATCAAACCCGTTTTTTTCTACTAAAAAGACAAAAAGATGTCGGACCTAATGGTGGTTACAATAAAGCATCGCTTTATTTTAGTACCAGCCATGAGCCAGGAAGCTTATCGTATATTTTAGATTGTTTTGCTAAGGAAAACATCAATCTCTCAAAGATTCAATCTCTTCCAATTCCAGGTATCAATTGGCAATACTTTTTTCATGTCGATTTAGAATTTGAAGGTCCTCGACAGTTTAATAATGCACTGGCGAAAATAAAAGATTACACCAAAGGAATGCAAATCTTGGGCACGTACAATAAAGGAATTGTGATTACTTAA
- a CDS encoding TlpA disulfide reductase family protein → MKIRLQLLLFLALLLSIKLAEAQEIKTYNFNELEPIFHHQNDTTYVINFWAMWCKPCVEELPEFEDIRKDYSNQKVKVILISLDFGKNVTDRLTKFLERKDIHARVILLDDPDADSWIGKVDKNWDGALPATVIYKKDIREVFTRQISYDELAKSIDNLNKKMN, encoded by the coding sequence ATGAAAATTAGATTGCAACTATTATTATTTTTAGCGCTGCTACTATCAATAAAATTGGCAGAGGCTCAAGAAATAAAAACCTATAATTTTAATGAATTGGAACCTATTTTCCATCATCAGAATGATACCACTTACGTGATTAACTTTTGGGCCATGTGGTGTAAACCTTGCGTTGAGGAACTCCCCGAGTTTGAAGATATCCGAAAAGATTACTCGAACCAAAAAGTAAAGGTGATTCTGATAAGTCTCGATTTTGGGAAAAATGTTACAGATCGGCTAACAAAATTTTTGGAACGAAAAGACATTCATGCTAGGGTAATATTACTTGACGATCCGGATGCTGACTCATGGATCGGAAAAGTGGATAAAAACTGGGATGGGGCTCTTCCTGCAACTGTTATTTATAAAAAAGATATTCGAGAAGTTTTTACCCGCCAGATTTCATACGACGAACTGGCGAAGTCTATTGATAATTTAAATAAAAAAATGAATTAA
- a CDS encoding thioredoxin family protein yields the protein MKKILILGLFVLATIGVNAQAYKVGDEAKDFKLKNVDGKHISLADYKDAKGFIVIFTCNHCPFSVAYEDRIIEIDKKYKSKGYPVIAINPNDPELYESDSFDNMIKRSKEKSFTFPYLIDETQEVFKRYGATKTPHVFILSNNSGKYTVEYIGAIDNNYKDASEVTSRYVDNAVDALLQNKKPEITSTKAIGCGIKTKG from the coding sequence ATGAAGAAAATATTGATTCTTGGTCTGTTTGTATTGGCCACAATTGGGGTAAATGCCCAAGCCTATAAGGTTGGTGACGAGGCAAAAGATTTTAAACTAAAAAATGTTGATGGAAAACATATTTCGCTTGCGGATTATAAAGATGCCAAAGGCTTCATTGTAATTTTCACGTGTAATCATTGTCCATTTTCAGTGGCCTACGAAGACAGAATTATTGAAATAGACAAGAAATACAAATCAAAGGGCTACCCTGTTATAGCAATCAATCCAAATGATCCTGAATTATATGAAAGCGATTCTTTCGACAACATGATTAAACGATCAAAGGAAAAAAGCTTCACATTTCCTTATCTTATTGATGAAACGCAGGAAGTATTCAAGAGATATGGTGCAACAAAAACACCACATGTTTTTATTCTTAGCAATAATTCGGGAAAATATACGGTAGAATATATTGGCGCTATCGATAACAATTACAAAGATGCATCAGAAGTTACAAGTCGTTACGTAGATAATGCTGTAGATGCATTACTGCAAAATAAGAAACCAGAAATTACATCAACCAAGGCAATTGGCTGCGGCATTAAAACCAAAGGATAA
- a CDS encoding NAD(P)-dependent alcohol dehydrogenase produces the protein MKAVVMKKYGTPDVLEIANISRPQIDDNQVLVEVYASSVNPVDWKIRKGNLKLFMRKKLPCVLGGDIAGRIVEVGKNIQFFRIGDEVFGKIDIAKNGAYAEYVATSVNHLALKPQNMDFDEAATLPLAGLTALQALRNIGKIHKGMNVMINGCSGGVGSFAVQLAKAFGCKVTGVCSSRNIQFVKDLGADCVIDYMEQNIVSLQEEYDIFFDVVGNQEYLKVKHILQRGGVFVTTLPSFNILLLGSIHNLVSSKKMKTVFVKESKADLEMLADFVDAGLLKTHIDRSYDLIDVAEAHQYSESGRVVGKLSLKIAE, from the coding sequence ATGAAAGCGGTAGTAATGAAAAAATATGGAACGCCGGATGTATTGGAGATCGCTAATATTTCTCGTCCGCAAATAGATGATAATCAGGTTTTAGTTGAGGTTTATGCTTCTTCGGTAAATCCGGTTGATTGGAAAATCCGTAAAGGAAATTTAAAACTATTCATGAGAAAGAAATTGCCCTGTGTTTTAGGTGGCGATATTGCTGGCCGGATTGTTGAGGTTGGGAAAAATATTCAGTTCTTTCGAATTGGTGACGAGGTTTTCGGGAAAATCGATATTGCTAAAAATGGCGCATATGCTGAGTATGTCGCGACCTCAGTAAACCACTTGGCTTTAAAACCGCAAAATATGGATTTTGATGAGGCCGCCACCTTGCCTTTGGCAGGATTAACGGCTTTGCAAGCACTTCGGAATATAGGCAAAATTCACAAAGGAATGAATGTGATGATAAATGGTTGCTCGGGAGGTGTTGGTTCTTTTGCCGTTCAGTTAGCGAAAGCTTTTGGATGCAAAGTTACAGGTGTTTGCAGTAGCCGAAATATTCAGTTTGTAAAAGATTTGGGAGCCGATTGTGTGATTGATTATATGGAACAAAATATTGTTTCGCTTCAAGAGGAGTATGATATCTTTTTTGATGTGGTTGGAAACCAAGAATACTTAAAAGTGAAGCATATTTTGCAACGAGGAGGTGTTTTTGTGACTACACTGCCTTCGTTCAATATTCTCTTACTTGGTTCCATTCATAACCTGGTAAGTTCTAAAAAAATGAAGACGGTTTTTGTAAAGGAAAGTAAAGCAGATCTCGAAATGTTAGCCGATTTTGTTGATGCCGGTCTGTTGAAAACACACATCGATAGATCCTATGATTTGATTGATGTTGCAGAGGCCCATCAGTACAGTGAATCGGGCAGGGTGGTTGGAAAACTCTCTCTTAAAATTGCCGAATAA
- a CDS encoding nitroreductase family protein — MSEKIHDLVDQRWSPRAFSEKEIVSEKIEKLFEAASYAASCFNEQPWRFIYATKDYPERYDQLLSCLVEFNQMWVKTAPMIIMTLVSKKFAQNQKDNHHARHDLGLAIGNMSVQAMSMDLYMHQMAGFSVEKAREMFEIPADFDIVSMIAVGYLGDPKQLPENIREMESNKRVRRSLGKILFDGDWDDMK; from the coding sequence ATGAGCGAAAAAATTCATGATTTAGTAGATCAGCGATGGAGTCCCAGAGCTTTTTCTGAGAAAGAAATTGTAAGCGAAAAGATTGAAAAGTTATTTGAGGCCGCATCATATGCCGCTTCTTGTTTTAACGAGCAACCGTGGAGGTTTATATACGCGACAAAAGATTATCCGGAAAGATACGATCAGCTTTTATCGTGTTTAGTTGAATTTAATCAGATGTGGGTGAAAACTGCTCCAATGATTATAATGACGCTTGTTTCAAAAAAGTTCGCTCAAAATCAAAAAGATAATCATCATGCCCGTCATGACCTGGGGTTAGCCATTGGAAATATGTCTGTTCAAGCCATGAGTATGGATTTGTATATGCATCAAATGGCTGGGTTTAGTGTTGAAAAAGCTCGTGAAATGTTCGAAATACCTGCTGATTTTGATATTGTAAGCATGATAGCTGTTGGTTATTTGGGTGATCCGAAGCAATTACCTGAGAATATCAGGGAAATGGAATCGAATAAAAGGGTGAGGAGATCATTGGGTAAAATCCTTTTTGATGGGGATTGGGATGATATGAAATAA
- a CDS encoding metallophosphoesterase, whose amino-acid sequence MKASVFLLIPLLLFMLLVDIYTYRGVKPLIARFKNALARQTLTILFWGISLFIFSCFTLFMFGIKYVQQSEIYIYVGYLVAGFALFYIPKFVFILFVLLKDILGAIAKTTKWFRERKKKSVPQFNSTKKMERSEFLYQMGLVLAAIPFASILYGVTKGKFNFRVMREKISFDHLPKSFKGLKIVQISDMHLGSFNKNFEKIALAVDLINEQEPDLILFTGDLVNNFAEETDGWAPILDKMKAKIGKYSIMGNHDYGDYSYWKSPEDKAKNLQAIKDFHKEMGFKLLLNESETITINDEQIALVGVENWGKPPFPQHGDLNKAINGSANLPFKILMSHDPSHWDAQVLDTDIALTFSGHTHGMQFGLERAGIKWSPIQYKYPRWGGLYQQKDQYLYVNRGFGYIGFPGRIGMPPEITLVELT is encoded by the coding sequence ATGAAAGCAAGTGTATTTCTATTGATTCCTCTGTTACTATTTATGCTGTTGGTAGACATTTATACCTACCGCGGAGTAAAACCTCTGATTGCCAGATTTAAAAATGCTTTGGCAAGACAAACATTGACCATACTTTTCTGGGGAATCTCACTTTTTATTTTTTCGTGCTTTACCCTGTTCATGTTTGGGATTAAATATGTACAACAATCTGAAATCTACATATACGTAGGTTACCTGGTAGCTGGGTTTGCATTGTTCTACATTCCAAAGTTTGTATTTATACTTTTCGTTCTATTAAAGGATATACTAGGGGCGATTGCTAAAACCACAAAGTGGTTTCGAGAGAGAAAGAAAAAAAGTGTACCACAATTTAATTCAACGAAAAAAATGGAGAGATCCGAATTTTTGTATCAAATGGGATTAGTTCTTGCAGCGATTCCGTTTGCATCTATATTATATGGAGTAACTAAAGGAAAATTTAATTTCCGGGTAATGCGTGAGAAAATCAGTTTCGATCACCTTCCCAAATCTTTTAAAGGACTGAAAATCGTTCAAATATCAGACATGCACTTAGGCAGTTTCAATAAGAATTTTGAAAAAATTGCCCTAGCTGTCGATCTTATTAATGAACAAGAACCTGATTTGATTCTATTCACAGGTGATTTGGTAAATAACTTTGCTGAAGAAACGGATGGATGGGCTCCTATTTTGGATAAAATGAAAGCTAAAATTGGAAAATATTCAATAATGGGAAATCACGATTACGGTGATTATTCGTATTGGAAATCTCCTGAAGACAAAGCCAAAAACCTGCAGGCAATTAAAGATTTCCATAAAGAAATGGGATTTAAGTTGCTCTTAAATGAATCGGAAACCATAACAATTAACGATGAGCAAATTGCTTTGGTTGGCGTAGAGAATTGGGGTAAACCTCCTTTTCCTCAACATGGCGATTTAAATAAAGCAATCAACGGATCAGCCAATCTACCCTTTAAAATTTTGATGAGTCACGATCCTTCACACTGGGATGCGCAAGTTTTGGATACAGATATTGCCCTTACCTTTTCCGGCCATACACATGGCATGCAATTTGGGCTCGAACGGGCAGGTATAAAATGGAGTCCCATACAATACAAATACCCTCGCTGGGGCGGATTGTATCAGCAAAAGGATCAATATCTTTATGTGAATCGTGGATTTGGATACATCGGGTTCCCAGGTAGAATTGGGATGCCACCGGAAATTACCTTGGTGGAGTTGACCTAA
- the mscL gene encoding large-conductance mechanosensitive channel protein MscL — translation MNEFKKFIAKGNVLEMAVGLIMALYFGAIIKSLVNDIIMPPVGIILGGVDFSDLKIILQSAVIESVPGAGDAVGEVAIAYGLFINAIITFLIVAFAIFMIVKSFNKMKAKMQKKAEEAPAAPAAPSKEEVLLTEIRDLLKK, via the coding sequence ATGAATGAATTCAAAAAATTTATAGCCAAAGGAAATGTACTTGAAATGGCTGTCGGTCTGATTATGGCACTTTATTTTGGTGCCATAATAAAATCATTGGTGAATGATATTATTATGCCCCCTGTGGGAATTATATTAGGCGGAGTTGATTTCTCTGATCTAAAAATTATTCTGCAATCGGCAGTAATAGAATCAGTTCCTGGTGCGGGTGATGCTGTTGGCGAAGTTGCAATTGCTTACGGCTTGTTTATTAATGCAATTATCACCTTCCTGATTGTTGCTTTCGCTATTTTTATGATTGTAAAGTCTTTCAATAAAATGAAAGCAAAAATGCAAAAGAAAGCAGAAGAAGCTCCTGCGGCACCTGCTGCTCCAAGTAAAGAGGAAGTATTATTAACTGAAATACGCGATTTGCTCAAAAAATAA